The Leptospiraceae bacterium genome includes the window TAAAAAAAATATCGTAGAAGTTTTAAGAAACAACGGATACTATACGGCAGCAATTATGAACAATGTTTTTTTCTTGGATTACACAGGAGTCGGAGTCGATCTTGGTTTCCATGAAATTTTTCAAATAGGAAAAGAAGTTAAAGATACAAAAAAAATCATAGATGAGGCAATTGAATTTTCCGAAAAAAATAAAAATAGAAACTATTTTCTACATCTGAATTTGAATACACCTCATACACCTTACCTGCCTCCTAAAAGGATTTTAGAAAACCTAAAAGAAAATTCCCCTTCTTCTCAATTTTCCAAACTTCATGAGTATGAAAAGAAATACCTAGGAGAAATACGTTACGCTGATGAAGAGCTTGGAAGATTATTTTCGTATTTGAAACAAATTCATCAATTCGATGATTCTTTTATCGTAGTCACGAGTGACCATGGTGAATTGCTCAACGAATATCACGACTCTAAAAATCACTCTAATGGTGGAGTACGGTTTGGACACGGAGAGTCTCTATTTGACGAAGAGCTAAATGTTCCATACCTAATCAAACTTCCCAAAGACATTCAGAGTATTGCTAAGGTGAAACAAATCCCTGATCAAGTTTCTCTTCTTTCGTTTGCTCCTACAGTCTTGTCTCTCGCAAAAATTCATTACGATAAAGAAAAATGGAAAGGGAAAGACTATTCAGAATTTATTTTATACGAAAAAGATTTTCCAAAAGAAGAAGTGATTTTATCAGAAGGAAGACTTTCCGAAGCAATCAGAACCAATCAATTCAAATACGTTAGACGCTATCCTGGTTACTATTCTAACAAGAAAATTTCATCACACATAGAACAACTTTATGATTTTACAAAAGACCCGAATGAAAAGACCAATATCGCAGAAGAAAATATTGAACTACTAAAAAAAGCAAGGTCTTTCATGGACAGTTTTTCTATAAAAAGAAACCAGTACAGAATTCATTTTCCTGTCTGTAGCGATTCCCCTTGTCAATACTTTGGAGAAATTTCTCTAAAAGGAAGTATTTACCGAGTTTTAGAAAATCCGAATATTCAGTTACAGGAATTAAGCAAGAAGCACGTTTCTTTTTCAGTACAGCCTTCAACAAATATTTCTGAGTTAATAATTGAAACCGTTAACCCGGAGTTTGAATTTTCACTTAATATAAATAGAAACAATCAAAAAATTGGATATAGAATTGGCAGGTTTGGACTTTCTAAGGGAATTGACACAGAGCAAAAAGAGCACTCAATTCTATTCACTTCTGAAAGACCACCTTATGGCTATGAAAGCTCTAAAGATGTATGGATCTACAATGACTCTCAATTCTCTAAAGTAAACTCCTCAAAAGAAGAAGTCGGAATGGGAGAAGAAGTTAGAAGTATTTTAAAAAGCTGGGGTTATATTCACGAATAATTCTTGCAGATTCGCAATATGAAAAAATCATCAAACTTAAAATTGGAGTAAACTATGAAAGCCTATTTTGTCGATAAATGGTGTGAGCCGGAAGAATTGCAATTTAAAGAAGTTCCTGATCCTAAGCCGGAGAAAGATCAAGTTGTGGTTGATATACGAGCTTGTGGAATGAATTTTCCTGACATGCTCCTAATTCAAGGAAAATACCAGATTCGACCTACACGTCCATTTATTCCCGGAACAGAAATTTCAGGTGTAGTAAGTGCACTTGGTGAGAATGTAAATAATTTTAAGATAGGCGACAGGGTGATGGGGCTTAGTTGGCTCGGAGGCTATGCCGAAAAAATTGCAATCCCTGTAAAAAATCTATTTGTAATTCCTGAGAAAATGAGTTTTGAAGAAGCGGCAGGATTCAATGTCACTTATCAGTCTTCTTATTTTGCAGTTGTAGTCAGAGGAAAATTGCAGAAAAACGAAACCCTTCTCGTACACGCCGGAGCCGGTGGAATAGGGACGGCTGCAATTCAAATCGGTAAAGCAATCGGATCCAAAGTTTATGCCACAGTAGGCTCGGATGAAAAAATCGAAATCGCTAAAAAGGCAGGTGCTGATTTAGTTTTAAATTATTCTGATTCGATGTGGTCTAAAAAACTTAGAAAAGAATATGGGGGAGTCGATGTAGTAATTGATCCGGTTGGAGGAGAGATTTTTAACAAGACCATTCTTTCCGTAAACTTTGAAGGTAGAATTGTGGTAGTCGGATTTACAAGCGGCACTATCCCAAAAGTTCCGACAAATCTTTTGCTGTTAGGGAATATTAGCGTTGTAGGTCTATTCTGGAATCTCTATCAAGACAATCACCCGATGAAAATTCAAGGTGCAATGAATGATCTAATTGCTTGGTACAATGAAGGAAAAATCAAACCTATGATCTCTAAAAGTGTTCCACTAATCGATGCGCCAAAAGCTCTAATGGATATAGGAACAAGAAAAAGTTACGGAAAAGTAGTTCTTATTCCTTAAAATTAAAGTCAACTATTTTCTATTGCTTTTTTAAAATCGAAATTAGTTCAGAAAACCCTTTTTTTTCAGCATAGTCGATCGGCGACTTGTCTTTGTTGTCTTTTAACTCTGCATTTGCTCCATTGTTCATTGCAAGTCTCGCAGCTTCTAAAGCTCTGGGTTTATTTTCTTCACTTATATTCAAAGCAATATCAGAAAGTACAGTTTTTCCGGATTTATCTTTTGAATTTAAATCTGCTTTTTTTTCTACAGTAAGGTAGAGAATTTTTCGTATTACCTCTTGGTCTTTCGGATTGTTTGAGCCGAGAAACTTTAAGATTGCTTTTTTCAAAACGGTAAATCCATTGTTGTCAGCAAGATTTACATCTGCACCTGAGGAGATTAATGCAAACATCAAATCATAATTGATTCTATTCACGGCGAAATGCAGTGCAGATATACCGCCTTGGTTTTTTGCGTTCAAGTCAGCACCCTTTGATACTAAAAGTTTTACAAGCTCTGAGGTAAATTTTCCATCCTTTCCTCCACTTTCAGATTTTGCAACTTCCATGAGTAGAGTCCCGTTTTCAGAATTTTTTTCGTTTGGATTTGCACCTGCACTAATCAAAGCTCTTACGATTTCAATATTTTTCTTAGATACTGCATTGTAGAGAGGAGATACACCATCTTTGTTTTTTAATTCTACGTCTGCCTTTTTTAAAATTAAAAACTGAACTGTTTTCACTTGAGTCTTGTCAACTGCGCGAAATAAAGATGTTGTTTCGTCTTCTCCTCCTTTTGCATTAATCTCAGCTCCATTTTCTAATAACATGGTCAACACTTCTAAGTTTCCCTTGCTACTTGCGATATGAAGAGGTGTATCTCCACTGCCATTTTTTTCGTTTACGTTAACTCCCTTGGAAATCAGAATTTTTACAATCTTCGAGTATCCTTTGTCACTGACAATGTGGATGAGTGAATTTTTCTCTGAGTCTTTAGTATTTATATCTGCATTTTTTTCTAATAATAGCTCAGTCAGCTTAGGACTGTTCGCTTTTAAAGCGATTAAAATAAGTGGAACTTTTTTAGCATTTTTCTCATTCGCATTTGCACCCTTGTCCAAGAGAGACTGAACGATTGTGTTATTTCCTTTTTCAACTGCGATTACAATCGGCAGATTATCGTCTTCGTTTTTAATTTGGAGATTGGCGTTATTTTCAATAAGTAATTTTGCAATATCTGTTCTATTATTTTCAATAGCAAGATGAAGAGGATATTTTTTATTTGAAAATTTTTCGTCCAGAGTAACACTTTTTTCAACAAGCAATTTTGCTAAATTCAACTCATTTTTTTCGATTGAAAGCTGTAGAAGAGTTTTCTCGTCATTATTTTTTGATTGAATATCGGCACCCTTTTCAAGAAGCAGTTTGACTGCGGGTAGATTTCTTTTTTCGTGTGCCGTAAACAGCAACTTTTGTCCTTTCTCGTCTGTATCGTTTGCATTCCCACCATTCTGCAATAGCAACTCTATAGTTTGAATTCTTCCTGAAAGTGAATACGCTAAAGGACTTTGCCCTTTGTTGTCTTTTTTATTTACGTCTGCTTTTTTTTCTAATAACAAACTTATGAGCTTAATGTTTCCTGACTTCACAATAGGAAATAACCCAGTTTGTCCGGTAATGTCCTGAATATTCGGGTTTGCTCCTTTTTCAAGAAGTAGTTTGATTGGTTCAGTACTGTTTTTTTCGGATGATAAAAAAAGAGGTGTTTTCCCTATTTTATTTTTAGAATCAATCTCTGCTCCTTTATCTAATAGAGCTTGTAAAATCTTTATATTCCCTTTCAGGCTTGCAAGATGGAGTGGCGTATTTCCGTCTCTATCTTTCGTGTTTATGTCGGCATTTTTTTCAAGGAGATTTTTAAAATACTCCATTGATGATCTTTCAACACAAATATGCAAGGGAGATTTGCCTGTGCTGCCATCTTTTGCATTCAAGTCTGCGCCTTTTTCTAAAAGCAACTGAAACTGTTTTGTTTTTCCTTTCTCGATAGCGATGATCAGAAGCGGCTTTCCTGTTTCGTCTGACGCATTTATATTGGCTCCATTTTGAATTTCAGCTTCAAATTGTTTAGGATTCCCTTTTATAAGAGTTTTTACAATATCTGTTTCTTGCGAAAATATACTGAAAAATGGAAAAAGCAATACGCATATATTTGTTGTCTTGAAAAAAAATTTCATCGTCTTTCCTTTGTTTTGTTTACTAACTTATTTTGGTAAATATAAATTCGGATTTAAAACTTCCATGTTACTGCCTCGTCTTACTTCAAAGTGTAGGTGTGGGCCTGTTGATTTTCCTGTACTGCCTACTTCTCCAAGAGTCTCTCCGGTTTTTAGTTTATCTCCTTCCTTTACCTTTTGAACACTTTGATGAGCGTAGTAAGTATAAATATTATTTTTATGTTCTAGGATCGTAAGCATTCCATAAGCTACATGGTTTGGATCAACTCTATAAACTTTTCCGTCACTCACTACACGGATTGGAGTTCCGATCACAGCAGGAATATCTAAACCGGCATGGAAGGCGTTCTTCTTTCCGGTAACAGGGTCTACTCTGGGTCCAAACTTACTACTGACACTTCTAAACCCGTCGATAGGAGCTTGAAAGTATTTGGCAATATCGTCACTATCTATGAGCATTCCTTTTTTCTTGCTTACAAATCCCCCAAAAACCCACCCTTCAAAATCTTCAGCTTCAATATAAATCCACTTCGATCGTATCCCGCCTAACGTCTCAACTTCGGATTTTGCATCTTTGATTTTCACTTTAGTTTGTCCTTCTAAGGTGGTGATCACGGTTGCTTGCTCGCTTGGCTCATCTCTCACCCTAAGAGATACAGATTTCACGTATCTCGATTCTCCGGATTTCAACTCATCGGGATTTTCTTCTTCCTCTTGAGGTTTTAAATACCCTCCAAATACCCATCCCGAATAATCATCACTCTTAATTTTCAACCAACGTCCGTTGATTCCGTCTATACTTTCTTCATTTCCGACATCTTTTACATTTACGACAGTGCCTCTGGAAATAGAGCCGATTTCTTCCGATTCGATTCCTTGATTTTCTCTAATCTTTAGAATATCTGCCGTCACAATCATTGGCGGGTAATCAGAAGCATTTTTGGGCATGGATTGAGCGACTTGAAAAATGTATTCTTCCGAATGATTAAAAAATAAACCGTCTCTATTCAAGTTGCTTTCAAAGTCTGTAAAACCCACAAGGCTCGATAGAAAATTCGGTAAATGATTTTCATTGCCTACTTTTTTCCTTTGTTTTTTTCTATCCTCTACAGGAGGATTATTGGAAATCAAATCAGACGGGATGTAGCCTTCCTTTTTGTTATTCATTCTAATTAAACACCACTTAGAAAAACTTTGATTATTCTTCTCGTCCGGAGTGAGGATCATAACTACTTCAATTTTTTCACCCTTTTTCACCTTTCCTATGTATTCTTTATTTTTAGGATTTGGTTCTGCTCTCAAATTATAAGGATCTAACACGAATGCAAAAATTTGCTTTTCTTTAATTTTCTCATCCCCCGGTCTATCGTTATGCTCTATGACTCCTGTTGCAAGAGAAGGATCGATGGGAATCTCCTGAATGTCTAACTCCGGAAATCTTGCCTTGGCTTTGCTAACAAAAGAATAAAATTTCTGCAATATAGCTTCTCTGTGTTTTTCGTCTTTTTCTTTTAGTTTTTGCAGTTTTTCTTGTGCTTTTTTATTTAACTGCTCTGTGCTGTCCGCAATCAATAAATTTATAGAAAATAAAAGTGCTATAGATATAAGATATTTTAATATATTTAAAATATGTGTTTTCTTCATTTTTTATCCCATCCTATAAATGGCGTACCTGCAAAAAGCCCTGAAAGGGGAATTTGCAGTAGCGTCATAAATATAGTTATGCAAAAAATTCAAAATTTTGACAAGTTTTTTCTAAATCGAATATAAAAATCCGTAAAACCTCTTTTTTTCCAATACTCGACAGCTTCACTATTTTCTGTAATTGCTCTAAGCTCGATAGACTGTATATTTTTTTGCAATGCCCACTTTTCAGCATAACTAACCAAGGACTTCATGTACCCTCTTTTTTTTGCTCCATTTTTAGTCACTGCTAAATCAATAAACAAAACTTTCCCCTCCTTCAAGTAGGGCTTTTCTTCCACACGAGCTATTAACAAAGATAAAAGCTCATTTGAGGTGTCGTCTAACGCACCAATAAGTAAAATTTTTTCCGAGCCGGAAAGTTTTAGATAAATATCTGTCATCTTAACTGCTGCTCTGTGGCGTATCTGGAAAACTCCGTCCAATTGCATTGAGTTCACCTTTCTGAAAAATTGATTGGTCAATTCAATGATCTCGACTCTTTTGTCAAAGTCAAGATGCTCTACATGAAAACTCATTCTCTATACAATACAGAATAAATTTCTATTGGATTTGTTGCCTTGTCTTCTTTTACTTTTTGAATTTTTAAGATTTCTCCTGTTAGTTTCATAATAGACAATTCCCCATCCTTACTCACTACTACAGGTTTTCCTTCATTCAACCGAATTGCAGATACATCTTTCATATTAGAGTTTTGAAATTCGGTAGAGTTGCCATCATTAGAAATTTTAGTGATTTTTTTATCGGATACAACATAAATATCTTCATCTTCTGAAAAAATTGAGCGTATATTTTCTCCCGTTTTGAAGTATTCTGTAAATTTTCCATTATCTCGTAATTCAAAAAATCTACTTCCTTTCAAAACTCCTAGGCTGTCATTTTTAACGACTGCAATTTTAATATTTCCTTCACCTTTTATAGATTCACCTTTTGCAATTCTTTCAAGGTTGGAATCATAAACACTCCATTCCAATTGAGTATTTTTTCCATAAAGAAAGAGTATCTTACCGTTTCCAAACAAATCCCATTGAATGTCTCTTTTAATACCAAGAGTTTTTGTATCTTTTCCGTTTAAGTTATAAGAAGTTATTTGAGTTTTCCCTTGTTTGTCAAGCGTGGTCAAAAAAGCCTTTGACTTTACTTTAAGTCCTGTGGGAGTTTTATCTTCTAAAGAATTGACTTGAAGAATTTTTCCGGTTTGAATATCAAGCTCATCTAAGGAGTTTTTAGATGCGGCAAAGATTCTTGTAGATGCCTCTAAGAAAATATAAGGCTCTTTTACCTCTCTTCTCCATGCAATAGATTTTGTGCCTGAGTCAATTGCAACAACTGAGTACCCATAATTAATAATCATCTTACCGTTCACAAACACAGGAGTTGAAACAGGTTTCCCGGTAAGTGTATATTTCTGAAAAATTATAGAGTCGGTGCTTGCTTTTACTAATCTTGATTCTGCGAGTCTTGAATATTCGCTATTTGGAAATTTTTCAACTAATTCTCTGTTTAATTCAGATTGCAAATCGGCAATTTCTCCATCCGTACTTTTTGCATACATTGCTTCTAAGATTCGAATATATGCGTACAAAGAAGCCGGAGACCTTTCAATTTTCAAAGCAGACTTGATAAACTTTTCTGCATTTGTGAAATCATTTTTTTGAAATGCGATATAAGAAAGGTAGTAAAAAGAATCCGAAAAGTCGGGATATTCTTTGGTCAATTTGGTAAAAATCTTTTCGGCTTCCTGGGTTGAGTTTTCGTTGAAGTAAAGAATTCCGATATTGTAAGGTGCAAGCTCTAATTCAGAATCTTTCTTCATGGCTTCTTCAAATTCTTCTTTTGCTTTCTGTTTATTGTTCTGCTTGTAATAAATAAGCCCTCGTGCGATATGCGATGCAGCAAATTCTGGATTCAACGAAACTGCACGATCTAAATATTTTAACGATTCACCATAATTATTTTTTTCTAAATAAATCAAACCAAGTTGATATAAGCTATAATAAGATTCTGGTCTTGTTTTTAAAATGTCTCTAAACCCTTCTTCGGCTTTATCTGTTTGTCCTTTTCTAAAAAAGTAAGCATTGATAGCTTCTTGGATTTCGATTTTTCCTTCTTTTACTTTTTCAATCGAATCTTGTAAAATCCTTATCCCTTTTTCTTCTTCTCCAAGTGCAATATGGCACTCTGCAATTTTAATCAATATAGAAGGTCTCTCTATTTTTTTATAAGCCAGCATAAATGGCTCGATAGCTTCTCTGTAATTTTTAGAATTAAAAAGTTTGTTTCCTTTTTTCACTAAAGGCAGGACTTCACCAAACTTCATATTCCCTTGAATGATTTTTTTAGTTTCTTCAATTTCAGAAATTTCAGACTTTTGGTCTTTGGCTTTTTCTAAATAGGAAAGAGCCGATTGGAATTCTTCTTTTTTGTTTTTTTCCAGAGCCAGTTTGTAATACAGATTTCCGAGTCTATATCGAACAGTTTCGCTATCTGGAAATTTTTTTAGTAATTCTTTATAAATATCTTCGGCTTTGCCAAACTCTTTTTTGTCTTCATAAATTCTGCCGGTGATTATCCCGGAAAGTGGATTTCCTTTAGTGAGTGATTCTAATTTTTCTGTATAGATTTTTTGTTCTTTTTTATTTTGTGCCGAATACAACCGAATGAGTCCCTGGATTGCGGGTATGTTTTCTTTATCTATTGCAAGGCTCGCCTTAAATGAATTTTCTGATTCTTTGTATTTTTTAGAAATAAATTCCGCCCTTCCGATTGCGTTAAAAACCATAGGCTCGTCTGATTTGATTTTTTTTGCTTTTAAAAATTCTTTTATCCCTTCTTCAATTTTTCCTTTTACAAGTAGTTTGTCTCCCTTATCAACCAAGATAGAAATTTCTGTAAGGGTCAATGCTTCCTTTGCTTGTTTTTCAAAAGATAATTTTGACGCTTCCAAGAACTCTCTTTTTGAATCTGAAAATCTTTTTTCATTCAAATAAAAAAATCCAAGGTTGAGTCTTGCCTGCCCAAATTTCGGATCTAATTCAATCGACTTAGTAAAAGACAAAAGTGCTTTTTTGGAATCGCCCAGATTTTGATAACTCAAACCCAATTTATTATAGATTTGTGCATCCGACGGAAATAGCTCCACTGCTCTTTTTAGGATTTTAATTGCTTCTGAATTTTTTCCAGTTTTAATATAAATTGTCCCTAAGGCAGAATACCCTTCTATACTATTGGGATCCATTTGCAACGCTCTTTTAAAAGAGTCTTCCGCTTCTTTATCCTTTTTCAAAAGTATATAGGCGTTACCCAGAAAGATTAAAGGTGCAGAAGTTTTAGGAGAAAGATTCACAGCGTCTTGGAAAAATTCAAGAGACTTCTCATAATTTTTTTCTTTGATTGCCGAGTTTCCTTTTTCAATCAATTTCGCCAATTTGGTTGATTGAGAAGAATCTGAAGCTGATTTAAAATTTGGATCGAGAGACTTGGCTTTAGCAAAATACTCTTCTGCTTCATCGTATTTTTTCAATTGCAACGATACGTCACCTAACTGCATGTACAACTGCAATTTTTGTTTAAAAGAAGAATCATCAGCTCTTTTTAAAGAAGTGTAAGATTCTTCGTATCGCTTTAAAGATTTTAAAAGAACGCCTTGCTTAAATGGGTACACTTTTTCTTTAGGGTAATACTCTTCCAAACTCTTATAAATCTCAATGGCTTTTTCATCTTCACCGAGTGTGGTAAGGACAAGTGAGTATGTAAGTAAAATCTGCTCTGACTTTGGAGAGACTGCAAGAGCTTTTTCAAAAGATTCTCTTGCTTTTTTGTGTTGCCCTTGCTTAAATTCGGAAGAGCCGAGAAGATAAAACCCTTCTGCTGTAGGGTAAACCTCTATTGATTTCTCTGCTATATTTTTTGACTCGTCAAATTTATTCTTTTGAAAAAATTCATTTCCTCTATTTAGGATTTTCTTTGCAGATGAGATTTTTTGTCTTACATCTTCCGATTCTTTCGCGTTTGTGTCTTTGGCGTTTGAAGGCTTTAATTCTTTGGATGAGGCACAATTGGTTAGTAAAAAAGTATTTATGGATACAATGGTTATGAATAAAAATAGTGCGTAAAATTTATTTATTTTCAAGGGACACCTCATTTTTCCGGAAGAGCAATTTTTGGATATGTGATAGAAAAAGATCGAAAAGTTTTTGACTTGGGTGGAGAATCGCTTTTTATCCAAAGAGCGATTCTCCATAGGTTATGAAAACTTTCTTCTGTTTCAAAAACTTTCTTATTTCCGAAATAAATTTTTAATTGTTGTTTGTCTTTGTCTGTAACGAATCTGACAGGTCTTCCTTTTTCGGGATCATTATTTTTAAATTCATAGTTGGCAATTGACACGCCATCAGAAGGAAACTTATAGAGAGAAATTCTGGAATTTTCTAACTCAACTGTATAA containing:
- a CDS encoding sulfatase, which gives rise to MKFTFTVLFCVIFQFFSCKGNYAKNSKYRQFEVSVDLSRELNSSEFTGEIPDEKIFPPDFWKKNPGRYSNLNQGEKWKNSQVTFKTSEEFLLNHSLDSVVFSKNSIYKFQNLHGDFLFSGKFGILSNENIRSSGILKIYSDDKIIGEFQIDSMKSETWKEFSFPIKILNRLQLEWISENSSLILGAPILSKIASKKKYNILFIVIDAVRKDAMGYSGFPIPVSPNLDKLSKESVVFENAFVNANWTKPSMISMLYSDYSSALGLGNIGFQVENYRKKIFYSPNKKNIVEVLRNNGYYTAAIMNNVFFLDYTGVGVDLGFHEIFQIGKEVKDTKKIIDEAIEFSEKNKNRNYFLHLNLNTPHTPYLPPKRILENLKENSPSSQFSKLHEYEKKYLGEIRYADEELGRLFSYLKQIHQFDDSFIVVTSDHGELLNEYHDSKNHSNGGVRFGHGESLFDEELNVPYLIKLPKDIQSIAKVKQIPDQVSLLSFAPTVLSLAKIHYDKEKWKGKDYSEFILYEKDFPKEEVILSEGRLSEAIRTNQFKYVRRYPGYYSNKKISSHIEQLYDFTKDPNEKTNIAEENIELLKKARSFMDSFSIKRNQYRIHFPVCSDSPCQYFGEISLKGSIYRVLENPNIQLQELSKKHVSFSVQPSTNISELIIETVNPEFEFSLNINRNNQKIGYRIGRFGLSKGIDTEQKEHSILFTSERPPYGYESSKDVWIYNDSQFSKVNSSKEEVGMGEEVRSILKSWGYIHE
- a CDS encoding NADPH:quinone oxidoreductase family protein, producing MKAYFVDKWCEPEELQFKEVPDPKPEKDQVVVDIRACGMNFPDMLLIQGKYQIRPTRPFIPGTEISGVVSALGENVNNFKIGDRVMGLSWLGGYAEKIAIPVKNLFVIPEKMSFEEAAGFNVTYQSSYFAVVVRGKLQKNETLLVHAGAGGIGTAAIQIGKAIGSKVYATVGSDEKIEIAKKAGADLVLNYSDSMWSKKLRKEYGGVDVVIDPVGGEIFNKTILSVNFEGRIVVVGFTSGTIPKVPTNLLLLGNISVVGLFWNLYQDNHPMKIQGAMNDLIAWYNEGKIKPMISKSVPLIDAPKALMDIGTRKSYGKVVLIP
- a CDS encoding ankyrin repeat domain-containing protein, with product MKFFFKTTNICVLLFPFFSIFSQETDIVKTLIKGNPKQFEAEIQNGANINASDETGKPLLIIAIEKGKTKQFQLLLEKGADLNAKDGSTGKSPLHICVERSSMEYFKNLLEKNADINTKDRDGNTPLHLASLKGNIKILQALLDKGAEIDSKNKIGKTPLFLSSEKNSTEPIKLLLEKGANPNIQDITGQTGLFPIVKSGNIKLISLLLEKKADVNKKDNKGQSPLAYSLSGRIQTIELLLQNGGNANDTDEKGQKLLFTAHEKRNLPAVKLLLEKGADIQSKNNDEKTLLQLSIEKNELNLAKLLVEKSVTLDEKFSNKKYPLHLAIENNRTDIAKLLIENNANLQIKNEDDNLPIVIAVEKGNNTIVQSLLDKGANANEKNAKKVPLILIALKANSPKLTELLLEKNADINTKDSEKNSLIHIVSDKGYSKIVKILISKGVNVNEKNGSGDTPLHIASSKGNLEVLTMLLENGAEINAKGGEDETTSLFRAVDKTQVKTVQFLILKKADVELKNKDGVSPLYNAVSKKNIEIVRALISAGANPNEKNSENGTLLMEVAKSESGGKDGKFTSELVKLLVSKGADLNAKNQGGISALHFAVNRINYDLMFALISSGADVNLADNNGFTVLKKAILKFLGSNNPKDQEVIRKILYLTVEKKADLNSKDKSGKTVLSDIALNISEENKPRALEAARLAMNNGANAELKDNKDKSPIDYAEKKGFSELISILKKQ
- a CDS encoding peptidoglycan DD-metalloendopeptidase family protein, which translates into the protein MKKTHILNILKYLISIALLFSINLLIADSTEQLNKKAQEKLQKLKEKDEKHREAILQKFYSFVSKAKARFPELDIQEIPIDPSLATGVIEHNDRPGDEKIKEKQIFAFVLDPYNLRAEPNPKNKEYIGKVKKGEKIEVVMILTPDEKNNQSFSKWCLIRMNNKKEGYIPSDLISNNPPVEDRKKQRKKVGNENHLPNFLSSLVGFTDFESNLNRDGLFFNHSEEYIFQVAQSMPKNASDYPPMIVTADILKIRENQGIESEEIGSISRGTVVNVKDVGNEESIDGINGRWLKIKSDDYSGWVFGGYLKPQEEEENPDELKSGESRYVKSVSLRVRDEPSEQATVITTLEGQTKVKIKDAKSEVETLGGIRSKWIYIEAEDFEGWVFGGFVSKKKGMLIDSDDIAKYFQAPIDGFRSVSSKFGPRVDPVTGKKNAFHAGLDIPAVIGTPIRVVSDGKVYRVDPNHVAYGMLTILEHKNNIYTYYAHQSVQKVKEGDKLKTGETLGEVGSTGKSTGPHLHFEVRRGSNMEVLNPNLYLPK
- a CDS encoding GNAT family N-acetyltransferase, with translation MSFHVEHLDFDKRVEIIELTNQFFRKVNSMQLDGVFQIRHRAAVKMTDIYLKLSGSEKILLIGALDDTSNELLSLLIARVEEKPYLKEGKVLFIDLAVTKNGAKKRGYMKSLVSYAEKWALQKNIQSIELRAITENSEAVEYWKKRGFTDFYIRFRKNLSKF
- a CDS encoding tetratricopeptide repeat protein → MKINKFYALFLFITIVSINTFLLTNCASSKELKPSNAKDTNAKESEDVRQKISSAKKILNRGNEFFQKNKFDESKNIAEKSIEVYPTAEGFYLLGSSEFKQGQHKKARESFEKALAVSPKSEQILLTYSLVLTTLGEDEKAIEIYKSLEEYYPKEKVYPFKQGVLLKSLKRYEESYTSLKRADDSSFKQKLQLYMQLGDVSLQLKKYDEAEEYFAKAKSLDPNFKSASDSSQSTKLAKLIEKGNSAIKEKNYEKSLEFFQDAVNLSPKTSAPLIFLGNAYILLKKDKEAEDSFKRALQMDPNSIEGYSALGTIYIKTGKNSEAIKILKRAVELFPSDAQIYNKLGLSYQNLGDSKKALLSFTKSIELDPKFGQARLNLGFFYLNEKRFSDSKREFLEASKLSFEKQAKEALTLTEISILVDKGDKLLVKGKIEEGIKEFLKAKKIKSDEPMVFNAIGRAEFISKKYKESENSFKASLAIDKENIPAIQGLIRLYSAQNKKEQKIYTEKLESLTKGNPLSGIITGRIYEDKKEFGKAEDIYKELLKKFPDSETVRYRLGNLYYKLALEKNKKEEFQSALSYLEKAKDQKSEISEIEETKKIIQGNMKFGEVLPLVKKGNKLFNSKNYREAIEPFMLAYKKIERPSILIKIAECHIALGEEEKGIRILQDSIEKVKEGKIEIQEAINAYFFRKGQTDKAEEGFRDILKTRPESYYSLYQLGLIYLEKNNYGESLKYLDRAVSLNPEFAASHIARGLIYYKQNNKQKAKEEFEEAMKKDSELELAPYNIGILYFNENSTQEAEKIFTKLTKEYPDFSDSFYYLSYIAFQKNDFTNAEKFIKSALKIERSPASLYAYIRILEAMYAKSTDGEIADLQSELNRELVEKFPNSEYSRLAESRLVKASTDSIIFQKYTLTGKPVSTPVFVNGKMIINYGYSVVAIDSGTKSIAWRREVKEPYIFLEASTRIFAASKNSLDELDIQTGKILQVNSLEDKTPTGLKVKSKAFLTTLDKQGKTQITSYNLNGKDTKTLGIKRDIQWDLFGNGKILFLYGKNTQLEWSVYDSNLERIAKGESIKGEGNIKIAVVKNDSLGVLKGSRFFELRDNGKFTEYFKTGENIRSIFSEDEDIYVVSDKKITKISNDGNSTEFQNSNMKDVSAIRLNEGKPVVVSKDGELSIMKLTGEILKIQKVKEDKATNPIEIYSVLYRE